Within Sphingobium aromaticiconvertens, the genomic segment GTGCATCGCCCGCGCCGGATGCGTCTCGGGGATGTTGAGCGCGGTGAAATTATGCCAGTCGTCCTCAATTTCCGGCCCCGTGGCGACTGAAAAGCCGAGGTCTGCGAAAATCTCCGCCAGTTCGTCCATCACCTGACTGACCGGATGCACCGACCCGACCGCACCAATGTCGGCGGGCAGGCTCATGTCGATCCGCTCGTCCGCGAGCCGCGCGTCCAGCGCCGCCTGTTCCAGCGCGCCCTTCCGCTCCGCCAGTGCCACCGTCACCGATTCGCGCAAATCCTGGATCGGTGGTCCCTTCTCCAGCCGCTCCTCCGGACTCATACCCCCCAGCGTCTTGAGCAGGCCGGTAATGACCCCCTGCTTACCCAACGCCCCAACGCGCAGGGCTTCGACCGCTTCGGGCGTGTGGGCGGCGGCGATGTCGGCCAGCAGGCCGGCCTTCAGAGCAGTGATTTCGGTCATGTCTTCCATTCAGCCTGGATGGCGGGGACGTTGTGGGCGGCCTTAGCGGTACGGAGCGTCCAAGAAAAGGGTCACACCCGATGTCCCAGCAATGCCGCGCCAAAGCCGACGAAGATCGTGCCGGTCACACGGTTGAACAGCCGCTGGCGGTTGGCCGGTTCCAGCCAGCGGGCCAGCGACCGCCCACCCATCGCATAGAGCGCGTACCAGAAACATTCGATCGCCGCGAAGGTGACGACCATGATCCCCAACTGCGGCGCAAAAGGCGCGCGTGCATTGACGAACTGCGGAAACAGCGCGGCAGCGAAGATGATGAGCTTGGGATTGGAGAGGCCGATCAGCAGCCCGCCGCGATAGAGCGATCCGGCCGACTGGACCGGACGTGTTGCGCCAGCCTCACCAGGCGATGTGACGGGCAAGCGCCACGCCTTGATCCCCAGCCAGATCAGATAGGCGACCCCGCCATAGCGCAGGACGTCGAACAAGCGCGGTTCGGCCTTCAGCAGAGTGCCAAGGCCGAATGCAGAGGCGAACAGGCACAGCAGCACTGCCGACAGGCACCCCATCATCGCAAAACCCGACCGGCGCGGGCCGACCTGAATCGAGCGCATCATGATGTGCAGCATGTTGGGACCGGGGGTCCCCGCGACCACGAAAACGGTCAGGACATAGAACCACCATGTGCCGATCTGCATATGTCTTCCTCCTGTTTGCGCGCTGCATAAACGAAAAGGGCGCCGGAAGCATCTGCCCCGGCGCCCTTTCGCGTGTCTGTCGCTTACAGCTTACGCCGCTGCGGGCAGAGCCGCTTTCGCCTGGGCGATGATGGCGCTGAATGCTTCGCCTTCATGCATGGCAATGTCGGCCAGAACCTTGCGGTCCAGTTGCACGCCAGCCAGCTTCAGGCCGTGCATGAACTGCGAATAGGTCAGACCCTCGGCGCGGACACCGGCGTTGATACGCTGGATCCACAGGCCGCGGAAGGTGCGCTTCTTAACCTTACGGTCGCGATACGCATATTGACCGGCCTTTTCGACCGCCTGACGGGCGATGCGGATGGTATTTTTGCGACGGCCATAATAGCCCTTCGCCTGTTCCAATATCCGCTTATGCTTTGCGCGGGTGGTAACACCCCGTTTGACGCGTGCCATTGTCCCTTACTCCTTACTTCAGGCCGTAGGGTGCCCAGAGGCGGACGTGCGCGACGTCGGACTCGGACAGCACGGAAGTGCCACGGTTCTGGCGAATATATTTTGCGTTGTGGCTGATCAAACGGTGGCGCTTGCCAGCGACACCATGCTTGACCTTGCCGGAAGCGGTGAACTTGAAGCGCTTCTTCACACCGCTCTTGGTCTTGAGCTTGGGCATTTTCGTCTCCTTGAAGCTTAATCACGGCATCTGGCAAAAGCCAGCGCCGCAGACGATTATGGACGGTCGCGGCAGCCCTACTGGCCGGATCATCCCATCAAATCCCGCAGGTCAAGACCCGACGGGAACGCGCGCCTATACGGGGGAAGCATCGCCAAGGCAAGCGATTCGCTGGAAAAGCGTCCGGTCTGGTCAATTCAACCGTGATGATGCCCCTCATGGCCCTGCGACAACGCTTCCAGCACATCGTCCATCCGCGCCGGATCGCCGATGGCGATGACCTTGCCGTCACTGTCGGCGGTCAGCGGATCGCCCGCCCAGTCGCACATCCGCCCACCCGCGCCCTCGACCACCGGCACCAGCGCGGCCAGATCGTGCAGTTTCAGCCCCGCCTCGACCACGATGTCGACATGGCCCGATGCCACCAGCCCGTAATTATAGCAGTCGCCGCCCCACACCGTGTCGCGGCACTGGCCCGCCAGCCGGGCGAAATGCTCGCCGGTGCAATCGGGGAAGAGTTGCGGCGCGGTACTGGCCAATATCGCTTGATCCAGATCGCGGCAGGTGCGGGTTATCACCGGCTTGTCGTTGAAGGTGGTCGGCTGTCCGCTCATTCCGGCCCAACGCTCCCTGGCGATCGGCTGGTCGATGATGCCGATGGTCGGCCAGCCGCCCTGTGTCAGAGCGATCAGCGTGCCGAAGATCGGTCGCCCGGCGATGAAGCTGCGCGTGCCGTCGATCGGGTCCAATATCCAGACCCGCTCGGCATCCTCACGGATCGCGCCATATTCCTCGCCGATGATGCCGTCATCGGGGCGTTCTTTTTCCAATATCGCACGAATCGCCGCTTCGGCGGCACGATCGGCTTCCGTCACCGGCGACTTGTCGGACTTATATTCCAAATCATAGCGGGCACGGAAAAAGGGGCGGATCGCCGCGCCAGCGGCATCGGCAAGGCGGTTGGCAAGGGCCAGATCTTCGCGCGTGGTCATGGCTCTGCGCCTAGCCGCTCCGGCCGCGCTGCGCTAGACTGGACTCGGTTTTGGTTCGATGATTCCCGATGAGGAGGTCAAGATGCCCGGTTCACCCGTCATACCCGGCCTGCGCTACGCCAACGCGCCCGCTGCGATCGATTTCCTGTGCGACGCCTTTGGATTCCAACGCCACGCCGTCTATCCCGATGAGGCTGATCCGACCATCATCCACCATGCGCAACTGGTCTTCGGCGATGGCATGATCATGCTGGGCAGCGTTCGCGACGGGGACGCCGAATCGCTCATCACATGGAAGACGCCGCGCGAACTTAATGGCGTGACCTTATGCACCTACCTCGTCGTGCCCGACGCTGATGCGCACTGCCTGCATGCCCGCAATGCCGGCGCGGTGGTGGTGAACGAGCCGCATGACAATGAAGGCTATCCGGGGCGCGGCTATGAGGCGCTGGATCCCGAAGGCAATGTCTGGAGCTTTGGCACCTACGATCCCTGGATCGACAAGGTTTAAGTCTTCGGCAACCCGCCCGTTCTATCCTGCGAAAAGCGAAAGGGATTTTTGGGCATGGCCCTGTTGGGGTGGATCATCGGCTTTATCGCCCTGTTCGGGGGACTGGCACTGCGGCAGGATATGCCGGTTGGCGGATCTGCCACGATCGCCAACGGCCTGTTTGTCCTCGCCCTACTCGCCTGCCCGCTGGTTTGGAACGCCAAACCGCTGGGCATCTCGCGCGGTCAGCGGATCGCCGCCGGACTCGCGCTTATCCTCTGCCTGCCGATCATCCTGTTCCCGGCCTGACAAGTCGCGCTGTGCGACTTCTCGATCAATCAAACAGGCTGGAGACGGAGCTTTCGTCGGCGATGCGCTTGATCGCTTCGCCCAGCAGAGGGGCGATCGGCAACTGACGGATGCGGCGGGAACTGCAAACAGCGTCGGTTCCCATGATCGAGTCGGTGATGACCAGTTCGGTCAGTTCCGAAGCATCGACTCGGGCGACGGCCCCACCAGACAAGACGCCATGGGTGACGTAAGCGACGACGCCCTCTGCGCCTGCGGCCAACAGGGCGGATGCCGCGTTGCACAGCGTTCCGCCCGAATCGACGATATCGTCGACCAGCACGCAGAAGCGGCCCTTCACGTCGCCGATGATGTTCATCACTTCCGATTCGCCCGCCCGCTCGCGCCGCTTGTCGACGATGGCGAGGGGGGCGTTGTCCAGTCGCTTGGCGAGTGCGCGGGCGCGCACCACGCCGCCGACGTCGGGCGACACGACCATGATATTCTTGTCGCCAAAGCGCGCCTGGATATCGGCGGACATCACCGGCGCGCCGAACAGATTATCGGTCGGAATGTCGAAGAAACCCTGGATTTGTCCGGCGTGCAGGTCGACCGACAGGACACGGTTGGCGCCTGCCGTGG encodes:
- a CDS encoding ribose-phosphate pyrophosphokinase codes for the protein MKLMTGNSNLPLATAIADYIEIPLTNVSVRRFADEEVFVEIHENVRGEDVFVLQSTSYPCNDNLMELLIMIDALKRASAKRITAVVPYFGYARQDRKPGPRTPISAKLVANLITTAGANRVLSVDLHAGQIQGFFDIPTDNLFGAPVMSADIQARFGDKNIMVVSPDVGGVVRARALAKRLDNAPLAIVDKRRERAGESEVMNIIGDVKGRFCVLVDDIVDSGGTLCNAASALLAAGAEGVVAYVTHGVLSGGAVARVDASELTELVITDSIMGTDAVCSSRRIRQLPIAPLLGEAIKRIADESSVSSLFD
- the rplT gene encoding 50S ribosomal protein L20, with protein sequence MARVKRGVTTRAKHKRILEQAKGYYGRRKNTIRIARQAVEKAGQYAYRDRKVKKRTFRGLWIQRINAGVRAEGLTYSQFMHGLKLAGVQLDRKVLADIAMHEGEAFSAIIAQAKAALPAAA
- a CDS encoding LysE family translocator — translated: MQIGTWWFYVLTVFVVAGTPGPNMLHIMMRSIQVGPRRSGFAMMGCLSAVLLCLFASAFGLGTLLKAEPRLFDVLRYGGVAYLIWLGIKAWRLPVTSPGEAGATRPVQSAGSLYRGGLLIGLSNPKLIIFAAALFPQFVNARAPFAPQLGIMVVTFAAIECFWYALYAMGGRSLARWLEPANRQRLFNRVTGTIFVGFGAALLGHRV
- a CDS encoding VOC family protein is translated as MPGSPVIPGLRYANAPAAIDFLCDAFGFQRHAVYPDEADPTIIHHAQLVFGDGMIMLGSVRDGDAESLITWKTPRELNGVTLCTYLVVPDADAHCLHARNAGAVVVNEPHDNEGYPGRGYEALDPEGNVWSFGTYDPWIDKV
- the hisN gene encoding histidinol-phosphatase produces the protein MTTREDLALANRLADAAGAAIRPFFRARYDLEYKSDKSPVTEADRAAEAAIRAILEKERPDDGIIGEEYGAIREDAERVWILDPIDGTRSFIAGRPIFGTLIALTQGGWPTIGIIDQPIARERWAGMSGQPTTFNDKPVITRTCRDLDQAILASTAPQLFPDCTGEHFARLAGQCRDTVWGGDCYNYGLVASGHVDIVVEAGLKLHDLAALVPVVEGAGGRMCDWAGDPLTADSDGKVIAIGDPARMDDVLEALSQGHEGHHHG
- the rpmI gene encoding 50S ribosomal protein L35 yields the protein MPKLKTKSGVKKRFKFTASGKVKHGVAGKRHRLISHNAKYIRQNRGTSVLSESDVAHVRLWAPYGLK